A stretch of Lathyrus oleraceus cultivar Zhongwan6 chromosome 6, CAAS_Psat_ZW6_1.0, whole genome shotgun sequence DNA encodes these proteins:
- the LOC127096417 gene encoding uncharacterized mitochondrial protein AtMg00240-like, producing the protein MSGCRPADTPMDPNAKLWGEGNVFVDTGRYQRLVGKLIYLSHTQPDIAFSVSVVSQFMHSPFEEHLEAVYRILRYLKGNPGKRLFFKKTGEKNVSIFTDADWAGSIIDRRSTSGYCTYVWGNLVTWRSKK; encoded by the coding sequence ATGAGTGGATGTCGTCCTGCAGATACCCCTATGGATCCTAATGCTAAACTTTGGGGAGAAGGTAATGTTTTTGTTGATACTGGGAGATATCAGAGATTGGTTGGGAAACTGATTTATTTGTCACACACCCAACCTGATATTGCTTTCTCAGTTAGTGTAGTGAGTCAGTTTATGCATTCTCCTTTCGAGGAACATCTTGAGGCAGTCTATAGGATACTGAGATATTTGAAGGGAAATCCTGGAAAAAGATTATTTTTTAAGAAGACTGGTGAAAAAAATGTGTCTATCTTCACCGATGCCGATTGGGCAGGTTCAATCATAGATAGAAGATCAACCTCTGGATATTGTACATATGTTTGGGGTAATCTTGTGACATGGAGGAGCAAGAAATAA